The following are from one region of the Salicibibacter kimchii genome:
- the sda gene encoding sporulation histidine kinase inhibitor Sda, protein MKHMTNELLVEAYELAKERKLDQGFLLLLETEIHKRIEHTQLIVAAPYDQ, encoded by the coding sequence ATGAAACACATGACGAATGAACTTTTGGTAGAGGCATACGAATTAGCGAAAGAAAGAAAGCTCGATCAAGGTTTTTTATTGCTGCTCGAAACAGAAATTCACAAACGCATCGAACATACACAATTGATCGTAGCCGCTCCATATGACCAATAG
- the spoVT gene encoding stage V sporulation protein T, with amino-acid sequence MKATGIVRRIDDLGRVVIPKEIRRTLRIREGDPLEIFVDRDGEVILKKYSPISELGDFAKEYAEALYDSLGHPILVADRDSYIAVSGGSKKDYANKSIGDVVETSINQRQTAAAFEHGEYNLVSDHRDAMQGYVVAPIIANGDPIGAVVMVAKDKAPDEQVARTLIETAAGFLARQMEQ; translated from the coding sequence ATGAAAGCTACTGGTATTGTCCGTCGAATTGATGATTTGGGCCGTGTGGTCATCCCAAAGGAAATAAGGCGAACGCTTAGAATACGTGAAGGCGACCCGCTGGAGATCTTTGTTGATCGGGATGGGGAAGTGATTTTAAAGAAATACTCCCCAATATCCGAACTCGGTGATTTTGCGAAGGAATACGCCGAAGCGTTATATGATAGCCTGGGACATCCGATTCTCGTTGCCGACCGTGATTCTTATATTGCCGTGTCCGGAGGATCCAAGAAGGATTATGCCAACAAAAGCATTGGGGATGTCGTGGAGACTTCCATAAACCAAAGACAAACGGCGGCAGCATTTGAACATGGGGAATATAACCTTGTCAGCGATCATCGTGATGCGATGCAAGGGTACGTGGTTGCCCCGATCATTGCAAATGGCGACCCGATTGGAGCAGTTGTCATGGTGGCTAAAGACAAAGCTCCGGATGAACAAGTTGCCCGTACGCTCATCGAGACCGCCGCCGGATTTCTCGCGAGACAGATGGAGCAATGA
- a CDS encoding septum formation initiator family protein — MSGTPPNHKVTQLNRKKMSEKEQERLAMREQRRKRGLRRRLTVIGIVASIVVIFAGVGLISQYSMIQANNNEKVELQQQLEELEANENRLEREIMNYNDEDYITEVARKDYYMSKPGETLFQLPEQEDEED, encoded by the coding sequence ATGTCCGGGACACCCCCAAACCACAAAGTTACCCAATTAAACAGGAAAAAGATGAGCGAAAAGGAACAAGAACGACTTGCGATGAGAGAACAAAGACGCAAACGCGGATTAAGGCGGCGACTTACCGTTATTGGGATCGTGGCCAGCATCGTTGTTATTTTCGCAGGCGTCGGATTGATTTCGCAATACAGCATGATTCAAGCGAATAACAACGAAAAAGTCGAACTTCAGCAGCAATTGGAAGAACTTGAGGCGAATGAAAACCGTCTTGAACGGGAAATCATGAACTACAACGACGAGGACTATATTACCGAGGTTGCTCGCAAAGATTATTATATGTCAAAGCCAGGGGAGACGCTTTTCCAGTTGCCCGAGCAAGAGGATGAAGAGGACTAA
- the thpD gene encoding ectoine hydroxylase, translating into MRTDFYPSRVGSNAKLMKREDPVIHNRGKFDGPLNASDLDSYEDNGFLMLDDVFSEDEVDIMADQLKQTLENAKGEKSDTVVTEPEGDEVRSIFEVHKNNDFFSRLASNEHIVKAARQLLGSDVYINQSRINFKPGFSGKEFYWHSDFETWHVEDGMPKPRAVSCSIILTDNYEYNGPLMLVPGSHQWFVSCPGETPENNYEQSLQKQELGIPDQESLTQLFEKAGKRIETATGKAGMVLFFESNTMHGSSGNISPLPRSNAFFVFNSIENQLEEPFGNASKRPEFLANREGIKPIEPQPTFDKEKATT; encoded by the coding sequence ATGCGTACAGATTTTTATCCATCCAGGGTAGGAAGCAATGCCAAACTAATGAAGCGCGAAGATCCGGTCATTCATAATCGAGGAAAGTTTGATGGACCACTTAACGCTTCTGATCTCGATTCGTATGAAGACAACGGTTTTCTTATGCTAGACGATGTGTTTTCGGAAGATGAAGTAGATATTATGGCTGATCAACTGAAACAAACGCTGGAAAATGCCAAAGGGGAAAAGTCGGATACCGTCGTTACCGAACCGGAAGGTGATGAAGTCCGATCCATTTTCGAAGTGCATAAAAACAATGATTTCTTTAGCAGGTTGGCTTCCAATGAGCACATTGTAAAAGCCGCCCGTCAACTGCTCGGCAGTGACGTCTACATCAATCAATCCCGTATTAACTTTAAGCCGGGATTTAGCGGAAAAGAGTTTTATTGGCATTCGGATTTTGAAACCTGGCACGTGGAAGACGGGATGCCGAAACCGAGAGCGGTAAGCTGCTCCATTATATTAACCGACAATTATGAATACAACGGTCCTTTAATGCTTGTGCCCGGTTCCCATCAATGGTTTGTCTCCTGCCCGGGCGAAACGCCGGAGAACAATTACGAACAATCCTTGCAAAAACAGGAGCTCGGTATTCCTGATCAAGAAAGTTTGACGCAACTGTTTGAAAAAGCAGGGAAACGCATTGAAACGGCTACCGGGAAAGCGGGCATGGTCCTCTTCTTCGAGAGCAACACGATGCACGGGTCTTCCGGCAATATATCGCCATTACCAAGAAGCAACGCGTTTTTCGTATTTAACTCCATCGAAAACCAATTGGAAGAACCATTCGGAAACGCGTCGAAGCGACCGGAATTCCTCGCGAACCGCGAAGGCATTAAACCGATCGAACCTCAACCTACCTTCGACAAAGAGAAAGCAACAACGTAA
- the mfd gene encoding transcription-repair coupling factor yields the protein MKAIAQKLIDNKHIQSIEDGLENGLHEQLLTGLSGSAKTILSSAIYHMGRKPQVLVTYNLLQAQKWQEDLSDLLGEEHVYLYPVNELISAEIAVASPEMRAQRMEVMNALFTDFKGVVIVPIAGLRRLLPPKAVWGKSQISLHEQDDLDVDDLLQRFSSMGYSRVDMVSAPGEFSVRGGIIDVYPLTEEHPLRIDLFDTEIESIRYFNAEDQRSLDRVRHVQIGPADEVVLFDDHWQRAFEKLETSMDETIKQVKDAESKDLLRQKLSQERDLLKEQIRFQGLYKYMTYFYTEVNTLLDYLPENALVLFDEISRVQETAEQLDQEEANWQVALVEQGDAPHGIQVSKSFQDVLKAIQQQIIYFSLFLRSVPATQPQNIVNVNCKAMQQFHGQMPVLQGEIQRWMNGDFTVVFVAADEERGRRLQHVLSDYDIDAEWVSRDTELQSQRAYIMEGDLHNGFELPLDQLAVITERETFTKKVTRKRRQQKLSNAERIQSYSELHVGDLVVHAEHGIGKYLGVETLTVSGLHQDYIHISYAGNDKLYVPVEQIDLVQKYVGSEDKDPKIYKLGGQSWKKVKRKVQSSVEDIADDLVKLYAEREASQGYAFSADDQEQRDFEAAFPYQETDDQIRAIKEIKEDMERERPMDRLLCGDVGYGKTEVAIRAAFKAIMDGKQVALLVPTTILAQQHFDTFSERFSDHPINIGLLNRFRTRKQQTETLRSLKTGGLDLVIGTHRLLSKDIQFKDLGLLIVDEEQRFGVTHKEKIKQLRANIDVLTLTATPIPRTLHMSMLGVRDLSLIETPPENRFPVQTYVLEYNPSLVKEAIERELSRGGQVFFLHNRVDNIERMTEQISMLAPEAEVTYAHGQMQEQELEAVMVDFLEGHKDVLVTTTIIESGVDIPNVNTLIINHADRMGLSQLYQIRGRVGRSNRIAYAYFSYQRDKVLTEVAEQRLQTIKEFTELGSGFKIAMRDLSIRGAGNLLGAEQHGYIDSVGFDMYSQMLKEAIDNRTGVQEKAETESSDIELDVKVEAYIPEDYIKDAKQKIEMYKRFRGLETFDDLNDLHEEMIDRFGEYPDEVRALFSISRIKLFALQERIEAISESNGKCTIMLSEETSNVIDGALLFKFVNELGRDVVVGTEGKKIKLVIHAKRLSSAVYVSLLERILARIPEVRKDNMSESVTS from the coding sequence ATGAAGGCGATTGCACAGAAGTTGATAGATAATAAGCATATTCAAAGTATAGAGGATGGCTTGGAAAACGGATTACACGAACAATTGTTAACAGGGTTGAGTGGTTCGGCGAAAACGATCCTGTCATCGGCGATTTATCATATGGGGCGAAAACCGCAAGTGCTTGTCACTTATAATTTATTGCAAGCCCAAAAATGGCAAGAAGATTTAAGTGATTTACTTGGAGAGGAACATGTATATTTATACCCTGTGAACGAATTGATATCCGCAGAAATTGCGGTTGCCAGCCCGGAGATGAGAGCGCAGCGCATGGAGGTTATGAATGCGCTTTTTACTGATTTTAAAGGAGTGGTGATCGTACCAATTGCAGGGCTTAGACGATTGCTACCGCCAAAAGCGGTTTGGGGAAAAAGTCAAATATCCCTGCATGAGCAAGACGACCTGGACGTTGATGATTTGTTACAGCGTTTTTCCTCCATGGGGTATTCACGTGTAGACATGGTTTCCGCTCCCGGGGAGTTTAGCGTGCGTGGCGGGATTATTGATGTCTATCCGTTAACCGAAGAGCACCCGCTCCGCATTGACTTATTCGATACGGAGATTGAATCCATTCGTTATTTTAATGCGGAAGATCAGCGCTCGTTGGATCGGGTACGCCATGTTCAAATCGGCCCGGCGGATGAAGTGGTGCTGTTTGATGACCATTGGCAACGAGCGTTTGAAAAATTGGAAACGAGTATGGACGAGACCATTAAACAAGTAAAAGATGCGGAATCGAAGGATTTATTGCGACAGAAATTGTCGCAGGAGCGCGATTTGTTAAAAGAACAGATCCGCTTTCAGGGCCTTTATAAATACATGACGTATTTTTATACGGAAGTAAATACACTTTTGGACTATTTGCCTGAAAATGCGCTTGTATTGTTTGATGAAATTAGCCGCGTCCAGGAAACGGCAGAACAGCTGGATCAAGAAGAAGCGAATTGGCAAGTGGCGTTGGTGGAGCAAGGGGATGCTCCGCATGGCATACAGGTGTCTAAATCTTTCCAAGATGTGCTTAAGGCGATTCAACAGCAAATCATCTACTTTTCTTTGTTTTTGCGCAGTGTCCCGGCGACGCAACCGCAGAACATCGTGAATGTTAATTGTAAAGCCATGCAACAATTTCATGGGCAGATGCCCGTGCTGCAGGGAGAAATACAACGATGGATGAATGGGGATTTTACGGTTGTTTTTGTTGCTGCCGATGAAGAACGAGGCCGTCGTTTGCAACATGTCCTAAGCGACTATGACATCGATGCGGAATGGGTCTCTCGGGATACGGAATTGCAAAGTCAACGTGCGTATATCATGGAGGGGGACTTACACAATGGCTTTGAGCTCCCTTTGGACCAACTGGCCGTCATCACGGAACGGGAGACGTTCACGAAAAAAGTTACCCGTAAGCGACGGCAGCAAAAACTGTCGAATGCAGAACGGATTCAGAGTTACTCCGAGCTGCACGTAGGGGACCTCGTCGTTCATGCCGAACATGGAATCGGGAAGTACTTAGGCGTTGAAACATTGACGGTTAGTGGACTGCATCAGGATTATATCCATATTTCCTATGCAGGAAATGACAAATTATACGTCCCGGTAGAACAGATTGACCTAGTGCAAAAATATGTCGGTTCCGAAGATAAAGACCCGAAGATTTATAAACTTGGGGGGCAAAGTTGGAAAAAAGTTAAAAGGAAAGTGCAGTCGTCCGTCGAGGATATTGCGGATGATCTCGTCAAGCTGTACGCGGAGCGTGAAGCTTCACAAGGATATGCTTTTTCTGCGGACGATCAGGAGCAGCGGGATTTTGAAGCAGCTTTTCCATACCAGGAAACTGACGACCAAATAAGGGCCATTAAGGAAATTAAAGAAGATATGGAACGGGAGCGCCCGATGGATCGTTTGTTATGTGGCGATGTCGGTTATGGAAAAACGGAAGTTGCCATCCGTGCCGCTTTCAAGGCGATCATGGACGGGAAGCAAGTGGCGTTGCTCGTTCCGACGACCATCCTTGCCCAGCAGCATTTTGACACCTTTTCCGAACGTTTTTCTGACCACCCTATCAACATCGGGCTTCTGAACCGTTTTCGTACACGAAAACAACAAACGGAAACCCTTCGTTCGTTAAAAACAGGCGGGCTTGATTTGGTCATCGGGACCCATCGTTTGCTATCCAAAGACATTCAATTTAAGGATCTCGGCTTATTGATCGTCGATGAAGAACAACGTTTCGGGGTAACGCACAAAGAGAAAATCAAACAGTTGCGAGCCAATATTGATGTGCTTACGCTCACCGCGACGCCGATCCCCCGAACGCTTCATATGTCCATGCTCGGGGTACGTGATTTATCCCTTATCGAAACCCCTCCGGAAAATCGTTTTCCTGTGCAGACGTATGTGCTTGAATACAATCCGTCTCTCGTCAAGGAAGCGATTGAACGTGAGTTAAGCCGGGGTGGGCAAGTGTTCTTTTTGCACAACCGTGTAGATAATATTGAACGAATGACCGAGCAGATTTCCATGCTCGCCCCCGAGGCAGAGGTTACTTACGCCCATGGCCAAATGCAGGAACAAGAATTGGAAGCGGTCATGGTCGATTTTCTCGAAGGGCATAAAGATGTATTGGTAACGACAACGATCATTGAATCCGGGGTTGATATCCCGAACGTGAACACATTAATTATCAATCATGCGGATCGGATGGGTCTTTCTCAACTTTATCAAATCCGTGGACGGGTCGGGCGTTCGAATCGAATCGCCTATGCCTATTTTTCTTATCAGCGGGATAAAGTGCTCACGGAAGTCGCAGAACAACGCTTACAAACGATTAAAGAATTTACGGAGCTCGGGTCCGGTTTTAAAATCGCCATGCGGGATTTATCGATCCGGGGAGCCGGAAATTTGTTAGGAGCCGAGCAACATGGCTACATTGATTCCGTAGGTTTCGACATGTATTCGCAAATGCTGAAGGAAGCGATTGATAATCGTACAGGGGTGCAGGAAAAAGCAGAAACCGAGTCATCCGATATCGAATTGGATGTGAAGGTAGAAGCTTATATCCCGGAAGATTATATTAAAGATGCCAAGCAAAAAATCGAAATGTACAAACGTTTTCGTGGCTTGGAAACCTTTGATGACTTAAACGATTTACACGAGGAAATGATCGATCGTTTCGGTGAATATCCGGATGAAGTCCGTGCCCTGTTTTCCATTTCAAGGATTAAGCTGTTTGCCTTGCAGGAAAGAATAGAGGCTATATCGGAAAGTAACGGCAAATGCACGATCATGCTCTCAGAAGAGACATCCAACGTCATCGATGGAGCCTTGTTGTTTAAATTCGTCAATGAATTGGGCAGAGACGTTGTTGTCGGAACCGAAGGGAAGAAAATTAAGCTGGTCATCCATGCCAAACGTTTATCTTCAGCCGTTTACGTCTCTTTGCTGGAACGAATTCTCGCTCGGATTCCGGAAGTAAGAAAAGATAATATGTCAGAATCGGTTACTTCTTGA
- a CDS encoding cysteine hydrolase family protein, translating into MSMREPNTALLLIDFINNLDFPEGELLRPLGEEAAKQAKKLKKRAKERNYPVIYVNDNYGQWKKSFQDVVKFCTEESSKGKKMSEKVLPEEDDYFILKPQFSGFFETQLAFLLEQLKVQNIILTGVAGDKCIHFTANDAYMRGYRIFVPKDCTASNYKESNARALTLMGDILGADTSSSAHMELH; encoded by the coding sequence ATGTCTATGCGAGAACCAAACACGGCTTTACTTCTGATTGATTTTATCAATAATTTAGATTTTCCGGAGGGCGAATTGTTGCGCCCGCTAGGAGAAGAAGCGGCCAAACAGGCAAAAAAATTGAAGAAAAGGGCCAAGGAGCGAAACTATCCCGTCATATATGTCAACGACAATTATGGGCAATGGAAAAAAAGTTTTCAGGATGTGGTAAAATTCTGTACCGAGGAAAGTTCAAAAGGAAAGAAAATGTCAGAAAAAGTTTTGCCGGAAGAGGACGATTATTTTATCCTGAAGCCGCAGTTTTCCGGTTTTTTTGAAACACAGTTGGCATTCTTACTCGAACAATTGAAGGTGCAAAACATTATTCTCACCGGTGTGGCAGGGGACAAGTGCATCCATTTTACGGCCAACGATGCTTATATGCGAGGGTATCGTATTTTTGTGCCAAAAGATTGTACGGCTTCCAACTATAAAGAATCAAATGCACGTGCTTTGACGCTGATGGGGGATATTTTGGGAGCGGATACGAGCAGTTCGGCGCATATGGAGTTACATTAA
- the yabP gene encoding sporulation protein YabP, with amino-acid sequence MSDYVPSHRYSSTTPEHDIVIKGRKTLEISGVKEVESFDSQEFLLETVMGYLSVRGNDLYMKNLNVEEGLVSIEGKIDDLIYVDEQSQGKPKGFIGKLFK; translated from the coding sequence ATGAGCGATTATGTGCCGAGCCATCGTTATTCCAGCACAACACCTGAACATGATATCGTTATAAAAGGGCGAAAGACGTTGGAAATCAGCGGTGTAAAAGAAGTAGAGAGTTTCGACAGCCAGGAATTTTTATTGGAAACTGTGATGGGGTATTTATCGGTACGTGGAAATGATTTGTATATGAAAAACTTGAACGTGGAAGAAGGTCTCGTTTCGATCGAAGGCAAAATCGATGACCTGATCTATGTCGATGAACAGAGCCAAGGGAAACCAAAAGGCTTTATCGGGAAGTTGTTCAAGTGA
- the mazG gene encoding nucleoside triphosphate pyrophosphohydrolase, producing the protein MKDTKKPEIEIIGLGPGSLGQLTLDVYKRLKDGGMAYARTTRHPVIAELQSEGVEFEAFDAIYEAHDTFPPIYEGIVEALLGAAAAAPRERIRYVVPGHPLVAEETVQLLLTAEAEGRASIDMVGGASFLDPVFSALRIDPNDGFQLLDATNLTADDLLLTQHLIISQLYDGFVASEVKLTLMEHFPDDYEVTLVQAAGSPDEKVTTLPLYALDREMNVSNLTVLYVPPVPDESYLSHTFTRLREVIRVLRGPDGCPWDRKQTHVTLKRFLLEEAYEVLDAIDEEDDEHLIEELGDVLLQVFLHAQIGEDEGYFNMDDVIAGLTEKMIRRHPHVFHEKIEGDRPEDVELRWDKIKEMEKKDQTPASFFDDVPSSMPALMTALELQKKAAKAGFQWGEDAPMWEKLEEEIAEWKEALTEHNHEEAKKEFGDVLFILANLARFFKIQPEEALLMTNRTFIRRFQYIEAQLKENGKTPETSDLTEMDRYWDEAKRKGI; encoded by the coding sequence GTGAAGGATACAAAAAAACCGGAAATTGAAATTATTGGGTTGGGGCCGGGGAGCCTCGGGCAACTAACGCTGGACGTTTACAAACGGCTAAAAGATGGGGGAATGGCATACGCGCGTACGACGCGCCACCCTGTAATTGCTGAATTGCAATCCGAAGGGGTGGAATTCGAGGCGTTTGATGCCATCTATGAAGCGCATGACACGTTTCCGCCGATTTACGAGGGCATCGTGGAGGCTCTGCTCGGCGCGGCCGCGGCGGCGCCTCGGGAGAGAATCCGTTACGTCGTCCCCGGCCATCCGCTCGTTGCGGAAGAAACGGTTCAGCTTTTGCTGACTGCGGAAGCCGAGGGGCGAGCGAGCATCGATATGGTCGGGGGAGCCAGCTTTTTGGATCCTGTCTTTTCAGCCCTACGGATCGATCCGAATGATGGATTTCAATTACTGGATGCAACGAATCTTACAGCAGATGACCTCTTGTTGACCCAGCATTTGATCATCTCGCAGCTGTACGACGGCTTCGTCGCTTCAGAAGTGAAGCTGACGTTAATGGAGCATTTTCCCGATGATTACGAGGTGACGCTGGTCCAAGCAGCGGGAAGCCCTGACGAGAAAGTGACGACGCTTCCGCTTTATGCGCTGGATCGGGAGATGAACGTCAGCAATCTTACGGTCCTTTACGTGCCGCCGGTACCGGATGAAAGCTATTTGAGTCATACGTTCACGCGACTCCGGGAAGTCATTCGTGTATTGCGAGGTCCTGACGGTTGCCCGTGGGATCGAAAACAAACCCATGTTACATTGAAACGATTTTTGCTTGAAGAGGCGTACGAGGTGCTTGATGCGATTGATGAGGAAGATGACGAACATTTGATTGAAGAGCTTGGGGATGTGCTTTTGCAAGTGTTCCTGCACGCGCAAATCGGCGAAGATGAAGGTTATTTCAATATGGATGATGTCATTGCCGGCTTAACGGAGAAAATGATCCGTCGCCATCCCCATGTTTTTCATGAAAAGATAGAAGGAGATCGCCCCGAAGATGTTGAATTACGTTGGGACAAAATAAAAGAAATGGAAAAAAAGGATCAAACGCCGGCGTCGTTTTTTGATGACGTCCCGAGCTCCATGCCGGCGTTGATGACCGCACTTGAGCTCCAGAAAAAAGCGGCAAAGGCTGGATTCCAATGGGGCGAGGACGCGCCAATGTGGGAGAAACTTGAGGAAGAGATCGCGGAATGGAAGGAAGCTTTGACGGAACATAATCATGAAGAAGCGAAAAAAGAATTCGGCGACGTCCTTTTCATTCTTGCTAATCTTGCCCGTTTCTTCAAGATTCAGCCAGAGGAAGCCTTGCTGATGACAAACCGAACGTTCATCCGGCGTTTTCAATATATCGAAGCGCAATTAAAAGAAAACGGCAAAACCCCGGAAACCTCTGATTTAACGGAAATGGATCGCTATTGGGACGAAGCAAAAAGGAAAGGGATATAA
- the yabQ gene encoding spore cortex biosynthesis protein YabQ: MTLDVQFQTFFAMMVTGAVIAAQLDVYHRCLPHKARAKWPQAIFDLFFWVVQALLVFYVLFQMNQGDLRIYVFLSILLGFFIYWQTARPFFLRVLEVLISIVETIYSMILKVLYLFLWTPVVWLYKGIKQLLTIVYRSIRWLLYSFTYWLLRPLYLIVGGSRVVSRLTVWGKRLRSWFSGR; encoded by the coding sequence GTGACCCTTGACGTTCAGTTTCAAACGTTTTTCGCCATGATGGTGACTGGTGCTGTGATCGCGGCCCAACTCGATGTGTATCATCGTTGTTTGCCGCACAAGGCAAGAGCAAAATGGCCACAAGCAATATTCGATCTTTTCTTTTGGGTCGTACAGGCTCTCCTTGTTTTTTATGTTTTGTTTCAAATGAATCAGGGAGATTTGCGGATCTATGTTTTTCTATCGATTTTGCTAGGTTTTTTTATATACTGGCAGACGGCTCGTCCGTTTTTTTTACGTGTGTTGGAAGTGCTCATTAGCATTGTAGAGACGATTTATTCGATGATTTTGAAAGTCCTCTATTTGTTCTTGTGGACTCCTGTGGTATGGTTATACAAAGGAATAAAACAATTGCTTACCATTGTCTATCGTAGCATAAGATGGCTTCTCTATTCATTCACCTATTGGTTATTACGGCCGTTGTATCTTATCGTGGGCGGCTCCCGTGTTGTTTCACGGTTAACCGTTTGGGGGAAGCGTTTGAGAAGCTGGTTTTCCGGAAGGTAA
- a CDS encoding S1 RNA-binding domain-containing protein yields MSIETGSKYQGKVSGITHFGAFVELPEGKTGLVHISEVADQYVKDINEFIKVGDDVTVKVLKVGDDGKIGLSIRKAQEKGQGQGRKREPKVSFEDKMNRFLKDSEENLATLRKQSDKKGGRSRR; encoded by the coding sequence ATGTCGATTGAAACAGGCAGTAAGTATCAGGGTAAGGTATCCGGGATCACCCACTTTGGAGCATTCGTAGAATTACCGGAGGGAAAAACAGGGTTAGTGCATATCAGTGAAGTCGCCGACCAATATGTAAAGGATATTAATGAATTTATAAAGGTTGGCGATGACGTCACGGTAAAAGTGCTCAAAGTCGGGGATGACGGGAAAATCGGCCTATCGATCCGCAAGGCACAAGAAAAAGGGCAAGGGCAAGGAAGGAAACGGGAGCCAAAGGTGTCGTTCGAAGATAAAATGAACCGTTTTCTTAAAGATAGCGAAGAGAATTTGGCAACCCTCCGAAAACAATCTGACAAAAAAGGCGGTAGGTCGAGACGATAA
- a CDS encoding ATP:cob(I)alamin adenosyltransferase, translated as MGRISKSSVKVEAYGTIEEANSFLGLAIAFLTNNEAEIKAELINIQHAR; from the coding sequence GTGGGACGTATCTCAAAATCAAGTGTGAAAGTCGAAGCATACGGCACGATTGAGGAGGCGAACAGTTTCCTCGGGCTGGCCATTGCTTTTTTAACGAATAACGAAGCCGAAATCAAAGCAGAACTTATTAACATTCAACATGCGAGGTAA
- a CDS encoding RNA-binding S4 domain-containing protein, translated as MRIDKFLKVARLIKRRPVAKEVAGAGRLQVNGQVAKAGTEVQPGDEVTIRYGRKIVKVRVESLENTAQKGEAASLYTTLEETKVDDNRADLE; from the coding sequence ATGCGAATTGACAAATTTTTAAAAGTCGCTCGTTTGATTAAAAGGCGGCCGGTCGCAAAAGAAGTGGCCGGCGCAGGACGCCTGCAAGTGAACGGACAAGTTGCCAAAGCCGGTACGGAAGTCCAACCGGGCGACGAAGTGACCATTCGTTATGGAAGAAAAATAGTAAAAGTACGAGTGGAAAGCCTGGAGAACACGGCGCAAAAAGGAGAAGCTGCATCCCTTTACACGACGTTGGAAGAAACAAAAGTGGATGATAACAGGGCGGATCTCGAGTGA